The DNA sequence TGCCGCCCTGACACGCGAGGTCATGACGATCATCAACGTCGATGAGACACGTGTTTATGTCGCGGGCATGTCTGCGGGCGGGGCGATGGCAATCAATCTGGCTGTGATGTATCCGGACCTCTACGCAGCCGCGGGGAGTCATTCAGGCATGGCGTTCGGCGTCGCGGACGAATCGCTGTCGGCACTCTGCGCGATGAACGACGGACTGGGAAAATGCCGCCTGCCCGCCAGGTCTGGCGACGACGTTCAACCTCGCGCGGTACCGCTGATCGTCTTTCACGGCGATCTGGACGACACCGTGCATCCGCGTAACAGCGACCAAATCGTTGCGATGAGCCGACAGTTGTCCGGCGGACACGACGACGGAAAGCCGCTCGCGCTTACGCACGTCGAGCGCGACGCAAGCGGCCTCAGCCATACGCGCCATGTGTTTTACGATGCAGATGGCGCTCCCGACGGCGAACAATGGATCGTCCACGGGCTCGGTCACGCATGGTCGGGCGGAAGCCCTGCCGGCACTCACACGGATGCTCGCGGTCCACACGCAAGCAAAGAAATCATTCGATTCTTCGGCCAACATTCTCTTGCCAGGTAACGGCTCGAACTCGCGACGGTCGATTGTCTGATTCGCTTCGCCGCTGGACGGACCGGTGCCAGGTCCGGCCAGCGGCGCAAGACGCGACACGCGGCGGCTCAGTCGAGCATCGAAATCCTGTTATAGCCAGGTGTCAGACGTCGTTGACGCCGATCCTGCTCCAACGCGCCGTATGCGCGTCCCGTCCTCTGCTCGTTGCCATCCCTGCAAGGCCCTTGGCGCCGTCGTGCATCGAGCGCCGAAAGGCACTCGCACGCCTCGAAGCCCGTTCGTTCTGCGGCTATCCATGACTCCGTTTCTCTCATGTCTTTGTTTCGAGAGGAAAGATACGGCATCCGTGTCGTTTGATTGGAAGCGTCTGGACGCTGAAAAAAAGCAGGTCATGAGGCCGACCCCGTGCTTCGACATCGACAGCTTCCACGGGGAATTCACCGCTCGACGGCGCAGGGAGCATCGGCATCGATCCTGCATCCATGCGGCGCTTTTCAATCGTCCCGGCAGAGCCGATTGCGTTGGCGTAAGGCAGTCGGGGAGAAGGCCCCCGTCGCCTTCCGCCTGATGCCTTGAGGCGACATCGGGCCAAGCCATCGCGCGCTGACCAGATTCGAAATCAGAATCGCGTACGGACGCCGACCGTACCCACTACCTGATTCGCCGTCGAAGAAGCGCCGCCCGACGTGTTGATGAATGCAACGTACTGCGCGCCAATCGCATGCTGATACATGGCTTCGGCGTAGACATCGGTGCGTTTCGAGAACGAGTAGATTGCCTGGAAGTTGATCTGATTGAACTTGGGATCCGCGCCGAAGGTTCGGCTGTTGGCGGCATGGCCGTCGGTGTAAGTGTCGGCAATGCCAAGACTGACGGCCGGCGTCAGCGCATATTTCGCGTTCAATTCATAGTTGTTGAAGCTCATGGCGCCGTTGACCGAATTGAAGGCAGTGGTGCCCTGATAAACGCTTCGGGTGAACACGAAACCGATAAGCGCGGGCCCATATGCATAGTTGGCGCCCGCACCCAGGACCCACTGGCGCGACGCGCCCACCACGAACCCGCCGTTTCCGTTCGCCGTCGATTCAGCCACGTCTATGGCGCCTGCCGTATTCGTCGTGCTGTTCGATCCATTGATCTGCAGATAACCGACCGCCACGTTGAACGGGCCGTAGCTGTAACTGCCGCCCGCGCTGTAGGCGCGGTTAAGCGAAAAATCGGTATTGTTCGAGAACGCGTACAAGGCGCCGAACTTGAAGCCCGCATACGTGCTGCTCATGTACTTCACCGCATTGCTCATGCGCACCGAGTGATTCAGGTTGTCGTTATCGAACGGATGGGCGAAGCCGGTGTCGCCGAAAGTGCCCGCTGTGGCCGACAATGGGGCGACGAAGTCCACCAGCGAATCATATTGACGCCCGAGCGTCACCGCGCCGTAGTCAGCCGACGCGATGCCCACATAGGCTTGTCTGCCGAACTCGCGTCCGTCCTTTTCTCGTCTGCCGGCCATCCTGGATCGCGAAATCTATGCATCGGCCGCGCTTGTCGGCGCGAGCGCGCAGGTTCTATTCTCCTACGCGCACTGGACGCAATGGTGGACGCCATGGTTGGCCACTTTCCTGTGCGTCGCCATTCGGCTCGCTTCGCTTCGTTTCGGCTGGGGCTTGCCGGTGTCTCGTCGAAGGCGCTAGTGTGATTTGCGACGACGAATAAGGCGTGCCGCGGCATACAAGCGCTTCAGTCGATGTCCACCCGATCTCGGTGCGCATCGGGATCCTGTTGCCTCTGCAGGTCCACGGCGACGTCGATGCTCATGTCCTCCTGGCCTCCCACCATTCTGCGTTCGCCCGGGTCGACGAAGACGTCAACCGTCTTGCTTCTTGTGATCGGTAAGTGAGGGTTGTCGAGCATCACTGATTGGCGTTATCGTTGCCGCCATGACAAAGGAACGCAAAAACCAAAGAGAAATTCAGAAGGAGGCGACTCGACAGCGCATCCTTTCAACGGCGCTTGAATTGTTCGTTTCGCGC is a window from the Caballeronia insecticola genome containing:
- a CDS encoding extracellular catalytic domain type 1 short-chain-length polyhydroxyalkanoate depolymerase; translation: MPESAIAAAPERHCPTASPRSATNSSLLGRLIPEGSKPHWLSNRFEHGDNTLHFKLFVPSSYDGEPMPMVVMLHGAQQDPDDFAAGTEMNAAAEAQGYIVVYPEQSEYANPLRCWNWFRPADRQRESGETAMIAALTREVMTIINVDETRVYVAGMSAGGAMAINLAVMYPDLYAAAGSHSGMAFGVADESLSALCAMNDGLGKCRLPARSGDDVQPRAVPLIVFHGDLDDTVHPRNSDQIVAMSRQLSGGHDDGKPLALTHVERDASGLSHTRHVFYDADGAPDGEQWIVHGLGHAWSGGSPAGTHTDARGPHASKEIIRFFGQHSLAR